One window of the Parasphingopyxis algicola genome contains the following:
- a CDS encoding CHAP domain-containing protein has translation MFPGRLRAFPSLLAVALLVFTIAAPADARDPRWQCVTYARSVSDIEIRGNAHTWWASAEGRYERGSMPEAGSVMVLQPHGRMRLGHVAMVREIVNDRQIRLNHANWSRRGMVESDVLAEDVSPNNDWSVVKVWHTPTGQLGITNYPVYGFIYPEAAEPAEPEVQIAATETDANRALLASYEPGAGDRIGQLIEDLD, from the coding sequence ATGTTTCCGGGTCGTTTACGGGCTTTTCCGAGCCTGCTCGCTGTCGCCTTGCTCGTTTTCACCATCGCCGCGCCGGCCGACGCCCGCGATCCGCGCTGGCAGTGCGTCACCTATGCGCGCAGCGTGTCGGACATCGAAATCCGCGGCAACGCCCATACCTGGTGGGCCTCGGCTGAAGGCCGGTACGAGCGCGGCAGCATGCCCGAAGCGGGCTCCGTCATGGTCCTGCAGCCCCACGGCCGGATGCGGCTCGGCCATGTCGCGATGGTCCGCGAAATCGTCAACGACCGCCAGATCCGGCTGAACCATGCCAACTGGTCGCGCCGCGGCATGGTCGAGAGCGATGTGCTCGCGGAGGATGTCTCCCCGAACAATGACTGGAGCGTCGTGAAGGTCTGGCATACGCCGACCGGCCAGCTCGGCATCACCAACTATCCGGTCTACGGCTTCATCTATCCCGAAGCCGCCGAGCCCGCCGAACCGGAGGTCCAGATCGCGGCTACCGAAACCGATGCCAACCGGGCGCTGCTCGCCAGCTATGAGCCCGGCGCAGGCGACCGCATCGGCCAGCTGATCGAGGATCTCGACTGA
- a CDS encoding M1 family metallopeptidase has translation MFKIAKLMAPFAAMTILAACGSGTEPSERGAAPMIGGTSIYATDEGQDRHSYAQPLEARVIHVSLDLNADFDEQRMVGTATLDLDVAEDGEEVVLDSKGLEIREVVNGSGEALRWEMGADSGDVHGAPLTIALDGAEQVTITYASAPGASALQWLSPEQTAGGEDPFLFSQGQAILNRTWIPTQDSPGIRQSWDARITVPEGLRAVMSAEMLTPEGEPVDGEPGRRAYRFRMADPVAPYLIAIAIGDLAFQELGERSGVYAEPSMLSAAASEFEDLEEMIAAAEELYGEYRWGRYDLLVLPPSFPFGGMENPRLTFVTPTILAGDKSLVSLIAHELAHSWSGNLVTNASWDDFWLNEGFTVYFENRIMEAVYGTEQAAMLADLGWADMMADVEDLGGLTSPDTRLHLDLEGRDPDDGMTNIAYEKGAVFLRTVEETVGRARFDAWLRDYFDRNAFRPQTSAGLIADMDANLFQGEEAAQIGLDQWIYEPGLPENAVHVQSNRFRAVDQAIANFTDSGEVAVINWPEWTTQERLRFLDGLPRELDEERLEALESTFDLNDARNSEIRFAWLKLAIANRYDDARDSVEDFLLGMGRRKFVAPLFEALMAEGDWGRPFARRIYGEARPRYHSVTTNTVDETVGMSDG, from the coding sequence ATGTTCAAGATCGCCAAGCTGATGGCGCCATTTGCGGCCATGACCATTCTGGCGGCCTGCGGCAGCGGGACGGAACCGAGCGAAAGGGGCGCCGCGCCGATGATCGGCGGGACCAGCATCTATGCGACGGACGAAGGGCAGGACAGACACAGCTACGCCCAACCGCTCGAAGCGCGCGTCATCCATGTGTCGCTCGACCTCAACGCCGATTTCGACGAGCAGCGGATGGTCGGAACGGCCACGCTCGACCTCGACGTGGCCGAGGACGGGGAAGAGGTGGTGCTCGACAGCAAGGGGCTGGAAATCCGCGAGGTCGTCAATGGCTCCGGCGAAGCGCTGCGCTGGGAGATGGGCGCGGATAGCGGCGATGTGCACGGCGCGCCGCTGACCATCGCGCTCGATGGCGCCGAACAGGTCACGATCACCTATGCGTCGGCTCCCGGCGCATCGGCGCTGCAATGGCTCTCTCCGGAACAGACGGCCGGCGGCGAAGATCCGTTCCTGTTCAGCCAGGGCCAGGCGATCCTCAATCGGACCTGGATTCCGACCCAGGACAGCCCCGGCATCCGCCAGAGCTGGGATGCGCGGATCACGGTGCCCGAAGGGCTCCGCGCGGTGATGAGCGCGGAGATGCTGACGCCCGAAGGCGAACCGGTCGACGGCGAACCCGGGCGCCGCGCCTATCGCTTCCGCATGGCCGATCCGGTCGCGCCCTATCTGATCGCGATCGCGATCGGCGATCTCGCCTTCCAGGAACTGGGCGAGCGCAGCGGGGTCTATGCCGAGCCGTCCATGCTGTCGGCGGCGGCGAGCGAATTTGAGGATCTGGAAGAGATGATCGCCGCGGCCGAGGAGCTCTATGGCGAATATCGCTGGGGCCGGTACGACCTGCTCGTCCTGCCGCCGTCCTTCCCCTTTGGGGGCATGGAAAATCCCCGCCTCACCTTCGTCACGCCGACGATCCTCGCGGGCGACAAGTCGCTCGTCAGCCTGATCGCACACGAGCTCGCGCACAGTTGGTCGGGCAATCTCGTCACCAATGCGAGCTGGGACGATTTCTGGCTCAACGAGGGGTTCACCGTCTATTTCGAAAACCGGATCATGGAGGCCGTCTACGGCACCGAACAGGCGGCGATGCTCGCCGATCTCGGCTGGGCCGACATGATGGCGGATGTCGAGGATCTGGGCGGGCTGACCTCGCCCGACACCCGGCTGCATCTCGATCTCGAAGGCCGCGATCCCGACGACGGGATGACCAATATCGCCTATGAAAAGGGCGCGGTATTCCTGCGCACGGTCGAGGAGACGGTCGGCCGCGCGCGCTTCGATGCCTGGCTGCGCGACTATTTCGACCGCAACGCCTTCCGCCCGCAGACCAGCGCCGGGCTGATCGCGGATATGGACGCCAATCTGTTCCAGGGCGAGGAAGCCGCGCAGATCGGGCTCGATCAGTGGATTTACGAACCCGGGCTTCCCGAGAACGCGGTGCACGTCCAGTCGAACCGCTTTCGCGCGGTCGACCAGGCGATCGCGAACTTCACCGACAGCGGGGAAGTCGCCGTGATCAACTGGCCCGAATGGACCACCCAGGAACGCCTGCGTTTCCTGGACGGCCTGCCGCGCGAGCTGGACGAGGAACGCCTCGAGGCGCTGGAATCCACCTTCGACCTCAACGACGCGCGCAACAGCGAGATCCGCTTCGCCTGGCTCAAGCTCGCCATCGCCAACCGCTATGACGATGCGCGGGATTCGGTCGAGGACTTCCTGCTCGGCATGGGCCGGCGCAAATTCGTCGCGCCCCTGTTCGAGGCGCTGATGGCCGAGGGCGACTGGGGCCGCCCCTTCGCCCGGCGAATCTACGGCGAGGCGCGGCCACGTTACCATTCGGTAACCACGAACACCGTCGATGAAACGGTCGGTATGTCCGACGGATAG